The window CTGATATCAAAGCTTTTCAGCCTCGCAAGACAACCCACCACGAGTCAGAGATCAGTACCTCAGCCTCTGTCGTTAGAAGATGAGTTAATCGAGACCCTCGGCAACATTTCAGATTCCCTCGTATTTATTCTTGATAATGTAGATGATCTACTAGAGAGTGGAATTCCAAAAGTAAAAGAAGACGTCCTGCAACTATTTGAACAAATTCTCATGCAAAATGAGAAGATAACTCTGGTGGTGACCACACGAGAATCATTTGAGTTTATGAACTTGAATTTCCAAGGTCACAAATCAATAAGAATAAGGCCACTGGATGATACCTCATCTCATGCTATAGTTCATGAATTGGTGCCAAATGCTAGTCCCGATGACTGCGCAAGAATTGCCCAAATATGTGGGTGTGTGCCTCTTGCAATGATGTTAATGTGCTCTCTAGTTTGTGAAGATGATGTTCAAACAAGTCAGTGTTTGAACGAAATCACTGAGTCCGCAACAGAAAGTATCGTCGATATCTTAGACAATCCAGATTATCCAGCTAATCAACGAATAAAGTTGCTGTATGAAAAGTCTTTCCTCCGACTTTCTCCCGCagaaaaagaagcatttgtGTCTTTGTCTGTTGTTCCGGGATGTTTTACCACGGATCTCGCCTCAGCTGTATTGAATGTTACGGAAGTGATTGAGACCAAGAAAATGTTGCAGCGACTCCGAAGAAAATCTCTTCTCGATTCAAACTCCCACTCTGGAAAATTTGCAATGCATAAGCTCCTTCAGTCATTTGCTAAAGAAGCAGGCGAACAGCGTATGGAAGAAATAGTAGGAATTGCAAAGTGCCGTTTCCATGCGTATTTCATTTCTCGTTTCGACAAATTGAATGCTGAGTTTCTAGATGGACATTCCATGGATGCATTCGTTGCATTCTATGAGGAAAAACAGCTTTTTATAGAAAGCCTAGTAGACGGTTGCACTGATCCCAGGATAGCCGAgaatgttttcaaagttttgataAAAGCAGAAATGTTTCTGGACTCGCTGTTTTGGTGTTCCACAGAATCTTATGATTTTGATAATATCTACGATTCGGCCTTAAAGGCAGCCAGTGCTCTGGGAAATATACATTACCAGAGGCATTTACTAGTTTCTAAATCCTTTGCTGAAATTACTTGGGGAGCAGAAGGAAATGCAATGCAACTTCTCAAGAAGGCATATGAAATGGAGTCGACATCTTGTTCAGGTGCTGATGATGAAAGGAGTAAATACTTGTGTTACTTTGGCATCTGTCAGCTTGTTATTGGCAAAGTTAAGAGCGGGATACAGTGCCTGCTAGAGGCTCTTTCTTTAATGCATGAAGGTGGAGAGCAGAAAATTCTGAAGCTCGTTGTTTACCAAGTCATTGCTGTCTATTATCAGTTCTTAAACGACCCATCTACCTCGACTTACTACTATAACAAAGCACGCAAAGAATGCAATTCCGCGGCAGACGAGCAACTGATTGTTATTCCACCTCTTGgatgcaaaggaaaagaaccaaaaaattgtaaaaagcttcaaacGAACACTTTTGACTTGGATAATTATTGGCCATTGCAATTCCTAGTTATATTTCACATCAGGAAAGCTGCAAAAAACTTCTTTGACACTGACACCCAGCAATTTGTAATCAACCCTGCCTTTCGAATATTAAATGATCTccaaataaattccaaaacccctttttatttgtttcatttttgcggTAATGTTATGGCACTTCTGGGGTCAACATTCACAGAAGAGGGAATTGTTAACGGATCAGGTTTCGAAGAATCAGTCACACGTCACCAAGCAACACTCGAGCAATTCAAACATATCTCTTCAGGCCCAGAAGGGAAAGTTGATTCAACCGTGACCTTTCGTTCTCAAGAATGCAACCAGCCTCTCGCAAAGTTCTACCAAGACTTCGGTGAATTGCACCAACGCAAAAAGAACTACTCAAAGGCTCTATATTTCAAAACGTCCGCTCTTAATATCATATTGAGAACAAATAGACAGGAAGAAAATGCATTCTTAGCCCATAgctaccattcactcggggagACACAGTATTCGCTGGGTGATTTTACTTCTGCTCTCCACTCTGCCAAACGGgcattgcaagtgcgaataaaagtgttcggagaagatcatgcaagcacagctgatagttaccatttactCGAGATGGCACAgtattcgttaggtgattttacctctgctctccagtctgctaaacgggcattgcaagtacgaataaaagtgttcggagaagatcatgcaagcgcagctgatagttaccattttcTTGGCGTGATACAgaattcgttaggtgattttacctctgctctacagTCAAAGCAAAGGTCGTTAGATATACGGACAAAAGTGGTTGGACAAGATCATAGAAGCACAGCCAATAGTTAGCACTCATTCGgagtgacacagcattcgttaggtgattttacctctgctctccactctgccaaacgggcattgcaagtgcgaataaaagtgttcggagaagatcatgcaagcacagctgatagttaccatttactCGAGATGGCACAgtattcgttaggtgattttatctctgctctccagtctgctaaacgggcattgcaagtacgaataaaagtgttcggagaagatcatgcaagcgcagctgatagttaccattttcTTGGCGTGATACAgaattcgttaggtgattttacctctgctctacagTCAAAGCAAAGGTCGTTAGATATACGGACAAAAGTGGTTGGACAAGATCATAGAAGCACAGCCAATAGTTAGCACTCATTCGgagtgacacagcattcgttaggtgattttacctctgctctccactctgccaaacgggcattgcaagtgcgaataaaactattcggagaagatcatgcaagcacagctgatagttacgaTTCACTCGGGGTCACACAGCATTCCTTaagtgattttacctctgctctccagtctgccaaacgggcattgcaagtgcgaagaaaactattcggagaagatcatgcaagcacagctgatagttacgattcactcggggtgacacagcattccttaggtgattttacctctgctctccagtctgccaaacgggcattgcaagtacgaataaaagtgttcggagaagatcatgcaagcacagctgatagttaccactTACTTGGGGTGATAAAGAATTCGTTAGATGACTTTACCTCTGCTCTCGAATCTGCCAAACGGgcattgcaagtgcgaataaaactattcggagaagatcatgcaagcacaacTGATACTTACCAGTTAattggggtgacacagcattcgttaggtgattttacctctgctctgcagtctgccaaacgggcattgcaagtgcgaataaaactattcggagaagatcatgcaagcacagctgatagttacaatTCACTCCGGGTGaaacagcattcgttaggtgattttacctctgctctccagtctgccaaacgggcattgcaagtgcgaaaaaaactattcggagaagatcatgcaagcacagctgatagttacgattctctcggggtgacacagcattcgttaggtgaatTTACTTCTGCTCTACAGTCAAAGCAACGGTCGTTAGATATACGGACAAAAGTGGTTGGACAAGATCATGGAAGCACAGCcaatagttaccattcacttggggtgacacagcattcgttaggtgattttagcTCTGCTCTCCACTCTGCCAAACGGgcattgcaagtgcgaataaaacttttcggagaagatcatgcacgcacagctgatagttaccatttactTGGGGTGATACAGAATTCGTTagatgattttacctctgctctccagtctaccaaacgggcattgcaagtgcgaataaaTGTGTTCGGAAAAGATCATGCacgcacagctgatagttaccatttactTGGGGTGATACAGAATTCGTTagatgattttacctctgctctccagtctgccaaacgggcattgcaagtgcgaataaaactattcggagaagatcatgcaagcacagctgatagttaccattttcTTGGCGTGATACAgaattcgttaggtgattttacctctgctctacagTCAAAGAAAAGGTCGTTAGATATACGGACAAAAGTGGTTGGACAAGATCATAGAAGCACAGCCAATAGTTACCACTCACTCGGAGTGACACAGCATttgttaggtgattttacctctgctctccagtctGCTACACGGgcattgcaagtgcgaataaaagtgttcggagaagatcatgcaagcacagctgatagttaccactTACTTGGGGTGATAAAGAATTCGTTagatgattttacctctgctctccagtctgccaaacgggcattgcaagtgcgaataaaactattcggagaagatcatgcaagcacagctgatagttaccagtTAATTGGGgggacacagcattcgttaggtgattttacctctgctctccagtctGCCAAACGAAcattgcaagtgcgaataaaaCTATTTGGAGAAGATCAtacaagcacagctgatagttacgaTTCACTCCGGGTGaaacagcattcgttaggtgattttacctctgctctgcagtctgccaaacgggcattgcaagtgcgaataaaactattcggagaagatcatgcaagcacagctgatagttacgaTTCACTCGGGGtcacacagcattcgttaggtgattttacctctgctctccaTTCTGGCAAACGGGCATTGCAAGCGCGAATAaaagtgttcggagaagatcatgcacgcacagctgatagttaccatttactTGGGGTGATACAGAATTCGTTagatgattttacctctgctctccagtctaccaaacgggcattgcaagtgcgaataaaTGTGTTCGGAAAAGATCATGCacgcacagctgatagttaccatttactTGGGGTGATACAGAATTCGTTagatgattttacctctgctctccagtctGCCAAACGGGCATTGCAAGTACGaataaaactattcggagaagatcatgcaagcacagctgatagttaccattttcTTGGCGTGATACAgaattcgttaggtgattttatcTCTGCTCTACAGTCAAAGAAAAGGTCGTTAGATATACGGACAAAAGTGGTTGGACAAGATCATAGAACCACAGCCAATAGTTACCACTCACTCGgagtgacacagcattcgttaggtgattttacctctgctctccagtctACCAAACGGGCATTGCAAGCGCGAATAAAAGTGTTCGGTAAAGATCATGCatgcacagctgatagttaccatatACTTGGGGTGatacagcattcgttaggtgattttacctctgctctccagtctGCCAAACTGGCATTGCAAGTGCGagtaaaactattcggagaagatcatgcaagcacagctgatagttacgaTTTACTctgggtgacacagcattcgttaggtgattttacctttGCTCTCCAGTCTACCAAACGGGCATTGCAAGTCCGAATAAAAgttttcggagaagatcatgcaagcacagctgatagttgacattcactcggggtgacacaggaTTCGTTAtttgattttacctctgctctccagtctgccaaacgggcattgcaagtgcgaataaaagtgttcggagacgatcatgcaagcacagctgatagtttcCATTTACTTGGGGTGATACAGAGTTCGTTAGGttattttacctctgctctacagTCAAAGCAACGGTCGTTAGATATACGGACAAAAGTGATTGGACAAGATCATGGTAGCACAGCtaatagttaccattcacttggGGTGACACTgtattcgttaggtgattttacctctgctctccagGCTGCTAAACGGgcattgcaagtgcgaataaaaCTATTcagagaagatcatgcaagcacagctgatagttacgatttactcggggtgacacagcattcgttaggtgattttacctctgctcacCAGTCTACCAAACGGGCATTGCAAGTCCGAATAAAAgttttcggagaagatcatgcaagcacagctgatagttgaCATTTACTTGGGGTGATACAGAATTCGTTAcatgattttacctctgctctccagtctaccaaacgggcattgcaagtgcgaataaaagtgttcggagaagatcatgcaagcacagctgatagttgaCATTTACTTGGTGTGATACGgaattcgttaggtgattttacctctgctctccagtctGCCAAACGGGCATTGCTAGTTCGCATAAAAGTCTTCaaagaagatcatgcaagcacagccgATAGTTatcattcactcggggtgacacactattcgttaggtgattttacctctgctctccagtctGGCAAACGGGCATTGCAAATGCGAATAaaagtgttcggagaagatcatgcaagcacagcggAAAGTTAcgattcactcggggtgacacagcattcgttaggtgattttacttTTGCTCATCAGTCTGCTAAACGGGCATTGCTAGTGCTATTAAAAGTGTTcagagaagatcatgcaagcacagctgatagctACCATTTACTTGGGGTGATACAGAATTCGTTagatgattttacctctgctctacagTGAAAGCAACGGTCGTTAGATATACGGATAAAAGGGTTGGGAAAAGATGATGCAAACAGAGCTAATAATACGATTCCCTTAGGGCGGCCACACAGCATTCGTTAAGTATCGGGCATTtgatgtgcggataaaactgtccggagaagatcatgcaaggaCGGCTGATATTTACCATGATTCGAACTCGGGCTCACACAGCACTTGTTAGGTTTTCTTTCTTCCTCGCTGGAGTCTCATCAATTGGTGTTAAATGTTCGTATGAAGCTGTTTGgagatttttttgttgtttagaTGCCAGGGAGAAACTTCTTTAGCACTGCCGAAGTTACTTTTTTTTCAGATCACGTTGGTATGCAGTTTATGATTTTACTTTGGCTTGCATCATGAGTTCATTACCCAGGTGTAAGAATCAATTATCAGGTTTGTCTTCATCAGCGTCAAAAAAGTGTCCATTTTTAGAccaggttttgcgggaaaagAAAGAATCATTGGCTTGAACCTGACGTCTTTGGTTGCCACGTTGGTGCACTGAACaacagcgaaaaagtcttttgggaatttggcttTATTCTTATATAACacgcgagcgacattttgcttttgttttgtaaaccaacatggccgtctaatcacgtgagtgcaagaCAAGAATAGACCAAATCGGGTAACTTAATGTTGTACCCTGAAACAAAACGGTCAATTCCCAAAGGGTTATGTTATCTTGATATCGTTTCTTGTAAGTTTAGTGCCATGTATGCCATTGCGATGCATGCACTGCACGCCTCAATTAGCAATGGTGCAAACTTTTAGTGTTCAGTGAACTTGAACTTGGTTTGAAGTGAATACGACATTGAGTTTGCCGATTTGCTttattgtttaaaaatatacaGTTTTCTCAGGCTGATGGGGACTCGGtcaattattttactttttgggtGATAGACTCTTGCTTACATTCGAATTAGTCAGCGTGGTTGTAATATATAGAGGAAACGGTTTGAACGCTGCCTATGGTGAAAATTCACGCAAACAATAGAAGAATCAGGTGATGACATGTGTTTTACGCATTACCACATACCacattatttttatctttcatggAAACGGCGCAGatggtttcaagtttgaataATTATTCGGAATGTAACTATGCGGAATGAATTACACAAATAAATTAACTGATCTGCATTGCTTAAACATAAGATCGTTTTCATGAACGGCCAGCCCTTATTTGCTGTTTAATGTGTCGTAACAAAGCCGCGTAAGACTTTCCATTTTGTGGTAACTTGTGAGAGTAAGAAGCCCAAGGAAGGGGAATAAATAACATAACCTTAGGAACAAGGCGCATACGTGTCTTATTAGTACTTTGGCGAAGATTCATCATTGGATTTAGAAATAGATCTCGCCGGTTGCGCTAGATAACATAACCTCCGGCTGGCCTCCAATGACAACAGCAAGCTTTTGATATTCAGAAAAAACGGTTTGAAGAAGATCGAGAAAAATACCAATAGACTGTTACGCATTCTAATTCATTCTGCATTTATTACAATGTGGTAAAGTATATGATTCCGCAAGTCATGCCAGATGACATTCCTCACACTCGCACAGCATTTCAAAGAGTTGTCTTGTGGCATGACTTTGGGCTTACCACTCGCGAGGGAATAGACTGTGTGTTACTGACCTATTCCTGCAGGAAGTGTGCTTAATTTCACTTACAGTCCTCCTCTGTTAGAATTAAATATTTGAATGGCAGCTATCACTCGTTGATGCAAAATGGTATCACTGGAGAGTTTAAGAAGCTATGACCGCTACGGTAACGacaacgctacaaaacaataacacTCATTAGTGAAAAGAGGAaaatcgtgttgcacgtgctgcacattttcaaataatttcttttttggaacAAAGTAAATATAATGAGCTATCTTATGGtggctttttaaatttttgcaaaattcgagACCGAAAAGGCTAGCAGTAaccttaatgactggtcccgagggaaacagtgaattttgtttccctcgaatctcaatgtttctcCGTGGCGCAGCCgcgggaaacattgagattctcgggaaacaaaattaactgtttccctcgggaccagtcattaagtgcttaatataTTGAAATCGCCAAATTGGAGGTCTTAACGACAATTTTAGCTTTACAACTGTTAACcatttattctctattttttcTCTGAAATACGCAAATCATTTTCCTGACACCTTACCCACATTAGGTGAGATGGACTAGATAGAAAAATTTTGAAACACTTACAATAGTGGAAAATTTTAATTTGAGGCCAAGACATTTTGATCGACGTCCAGCGCCCTCGTAGATCTAAAGTTCCCTTTTtgctgggttgccagtatggcaatcccagtcggaaaatcaGTAATATTTCTctgcattttttatttattttatttattctatttttttcccgtgtcggtaaaagtcttgcccgtcactcccctgctaagtggtgtctttgtgcatagagtcttctgtgcatattttgttaggtttgttGGGGtaggggtaatgcgtagatttctctggtgcacacaggagaacacttaattaacttgcaatggcatcgaaagtcattgtaacgcgaatggcgttttagtgcatctttaaacaaaatatacccctATGGACCTcaagaatggaaagtcaattggataaacaagacaggcggtcaaaaataaatatctggaatcgtaaaagcgacgagtaatggacttcgacaacaacctTTCGCCCGTctagccgaaatcaaagtgagctgtgtcaaagtgaaatcaaagtgagctgcttatgggttcaacaaagacagagaaggaatcgaacatcttaagtggatctgtgcatgtgatctctgttgtctggatatttttatttatttgtactcaactctgcacagtcttccggtaacaattgcaAATTTCACTAgttcttgttaaccttcaatggcgtcgaaagttaGTGTACCGctaatggcgttttagtggatctttaaacaaaatataccctcattgAGCTCAAGAAtagaacgtcaattggatgaacaagacaggcggtgaaaatatatatatctggaatctttaaagcgacgagtaatagtcttcgacaacaatttcatttttcgtcgttggatatcaagtgagctttgtttctaatattttactaacttggtaatGTATataacactgaaatcaaatggcaagtTTTTTATgaatttaacaaacattgaaggaatcgaaagCCTTGAaggcatcacagtgtttactgaagtcccatctaagttgtctggaaacttacatttattttgtactcaactctgcaaaggtaaaaacaaattggaaatgGGGCAGTGaacaattatttgaatgaaagcttgttgtctcttgtgcttcattatttacggtcaaggttctttcgaaaa of the Montipora foliosa isolate CH-2021 chromosome 14, ASM3666993v2, whole genome shotgun sequence genome contains:
- the LOC137984930 gene encoding uncharacterized protein; translated protein: MSLHPYRDEELNHFKCLSLVLNEFPNALRQTFKTMWDTTIGHRPGYQLWDDSTAVRNLFLSTEGGTTKVPTNQSYNEWDCTALFQATIYAKSFSMRYRTLSDLYVKPRAIPHGSFHGSVLSPVGDNAETFALAIDQLRRLRNTVCHSSRLEMDKATFDQNIQYAKEAFKALGISTASIDAFGSLTASDFPIAEVRKLEQQVREEKQAHIKCLESRNADMEKIEESLAAIEQKVESLTASKEEVAMLEQRVAEQMNSAEEGLRMQQEDISAIGKEIHELKKKEEERNTETENTDIKPTVPRSRLPSMVPNFTGRQSECQEIVDLVSSEHTRIVTIWGSPGFGKTSVAIAVGHQLQSQGFPVCFLSSRGLQTKADLISKLFSLARQPTTSQRSVPQPLSLEDELIETLGNISDSLVFILDNVDDLLESGIPKVKEDVLQLFEQILMQNEKITLVVTTRESFEFMNLNFQGHKSIRIRPLDDTSSHAIVHELVPNASPDDCARIAQICGCVPLAMMLMCSLVCEDDVQTSQCLNEITESATESIVDILDNPDYPANQRIKLLYEKSFLRLSPAEKEAFVSLSVVPGCFTTDLASAVLNVTEVIETKKMLQRLRRKSLLDSNSHSGKFAMHKLLQSFAKEAGEQRMEEIVGIAKCRFHAYFISRFDKLNAEFLDGHSMDAFVAFYEEKQLFIESLVDGCTDPRIAENVFKVLIKAEMFLDSLFWCSTESYDFDNIYDSALKAASALGNIHYQRHLLVSKSFAEITWGAEGNAMQLLKKAYEMESTSCSGADDERSKYLCYFGICQLVIGKVKSGIQCLLEALSLMHEGGEQKILKLVVYQVIAVYYQFLNDPSTSTYYYNKARKECNSAADEQLIVIPPLGCKGKEPKNCKKLQTNTFDLDNYWPLQFLVIFHIRKAAKNFFDTDTQQFVINPAFRILNDLQINSKTPFYLFHFCGNVMALLGSTFTEEGIVNGSGFEESVTRHQATLEQFKHISSGPEGKVDSTVTFRSQECNQPLAKFYQDFGELHQRKKNYSKALYFKTSALNIILRTNRQEENAFLAHSYHSLGETQYSLGDFTSALHSAKRALQVRIKVFGEDHASTADSYHLLEMAQYSLGDFTSALQSAKRALQVRIKVFGEDHASAADSYHFLGVIQNSLGDFTSALQSKQRSLDIRTKVVGQDHRSTANS
- the LOC137984527 gene encoding uncharacterized protein, yielding MQAQLISKQRSLDIRTKVIGQDHGSTANSYHSLGVTLYSLGDFTSALQAAKRALQVRIKLFREDHASTADSYDLLGVTQHSLGDFTSALQSAKRALLVRIKVFKEDHASTADSYHSLGVTHYSLGDFTSALQSGKRALQMRIKVFGEDHASTAESYDSLGVTQHSLGDFTFAHQSAKRALLVLLKVFREDHASTADSYHLLGVIQNSLDDFTSALQ